In Deinococcus sp. AJ005, a single window of DNA contains:
- the drmA gene encoding DISARM system helicase DrmA, whose translation MTKTNEKKQVRPPRVPSAWTVLLGDHVNLREHGVELPGGLENYRDIAEGDGLAIVEAVGGEQRVLKFAGVFRLRGLPGRTVVYFDAETDVESEPSLEAAGIGVAATTSPLERLEWSVFEGALRGCTGSGFDALPVVEDQAYLRSLMRLAFEDDLLGPAEGPEEEIPDMGVRDRYLVGKLAPRDSLPYVVSDAPEEAGEAQPDLRLREGVASDPGQEFGQTSGRRDVEEEPAELDPSTNASLVPSSMGLTFCVADDTTHLTVRASWGRYERRESERHVTEKTGKPSRVWKRVPMGGELVLPLDLDGDAAPMTPDPSWPSVVVDARVRWSPNGKERLVTLFLVNMQSKPASQEDVAWLFQPELTVRDLAGKSVFRRRPPLEADGADEEREALEMLYRRQVEFAVGHNTSVTATVDPEDRERAVEVRTSVVPAFEVPVTETPALGPDVPADLLDMRRLAAMERGDLVTGLTAFTDDYAAWIGRQRAKLAPGTATHDPSLDDWNVSAADALTRCDGVLARLREGVRVLEQDDLAFEAFRFANLAMADQRVHSIWALQRRRGGTPDLAAVDADPRNRSWRAFQLAFVLLSLPSLADPSHPDRTSTLEAEADLLWFPTGGGKTEAYLGVAAFAMAVRRLQGDLGGLDGTRGLTVIMRYTLRLLTLQQFQRATTLVCAMEVLRTADSAKWGIHPFGIGLWVGMKSTPNTTKDSHKSIKDERDGNLGTGSTPAQLTTCPWCGSPIDPKRDVVVDLDQSRTRIYCSDSLSDTPCRFSKDADDSPGLPVVVVDEEIYRRPPSMLIATVDKFALMAWRGAIRTLFGRADEECPRHGLIWPDVPDCSGTHAPKGRLPKTTVRKIVPLRPPDLIIQDEFHLISGPLGTMVGLYETAIDALCSWTLDGRTVRPKVIASTATVRKAAEQVNNVFLRRVTVFPPHGVDVEDNYFSVRRDVADVPGRLYLGICAPGSSKPAMLIRIYVALLTAGQALFDRFGQQADPYMTLVGYFNSLRDLGGMKRLAEDDVQTRSYRVEMSRIGRPGLRQRGVREVEELTSRISSRKIPATLDRLEVKHKAKWGKGEDHSVDIVLATNMLSVGVDINRLGLMAVNGQPKTTAEYIQATSRVGRSFPGLVVTALAWSRPRDLSHYETFEHYHATFYKHVEAQSVTPFAPRAMDRGLTGTLVSMLRLGQAPLNPNTGAGRLDHLARTEIAPARAAVQGRAGNVTGSTEVEADTGDMLAHRFDRWVHEAARPGRELGYEKGGGTVAPLLSRPGLGAWELFTAPTSLREVEPGVRLIMSQSKVDDGPAWRTPSVSGRPGERE comes from the coding sequence ATGACGAAGACGAACGAGAAAAAGCAGGTCCGTCCACCCAGGGTGCCGAGCGCATGGACCGTCTTGCTCGGTGACCATGTCAACCTCCGCGAGCACGGCGTGGAGCTTCCCGGCGGACTGGAGAACTACCGCGATATCGCAGAAGGCGACGGGCTGGCGATCGTGGAAGCGGTCGGTGGGGAACAGCGTGTCCTGAAGTTCGCGGGCGTGTTCCGGTTACGTGGCCTGCCTGGAAGGACCGTGGTGTATTTCGACGCCGAGACGGACGTGGAATCCGAGCCGTCGCTGGAGGCCGCCGGGATCGGCGTCGCGGCCACGACGTCGCCGCTCGAAAGGTTGGAATGGTCCGTGTTCGAGGGCGCGTTGCGGGGCTGTACGGGCAGCGGTTTCGACGCTCTGCCGGTGGTGGAAGACCAGGCGTACCTGCGGTCGTTGATGCGCCTGGCATTCGAGGACGACCTGCTCGGTCCGGCGGAAGGGCCGGAGGAAGAAATCCCGGACATGGGCGTGAGGGACCGTTACCTCGTCGGGAAGCTCGCGCCGCGCGACTCCCTGCCCTACGTGGTGTCGGACGCACCTGAAGAAGCCGGGGAGGCGCAACCCGACCTGCGCCTGCGGGAGGGCGTGGCGTCCGACCCGGGCCAGGAATTCGGACAGACGTCGGGACGCCGGGATGTCGAAGAAGAGCCGGCCGAGCTCGATCCGTCGACCAACGCTTCCCTGGTCCCTTCGTCCATGGGGCTGACCTTCTGTGTGGCGGACGACACGACCCACCTCACGGTCCGGGCCTCTTGGGGCCGCTACGAGCGACGGGAGAGCGAACGTCACGTCACCGAGAAGACCGGAAAGCCGTCGCGGGTCTGGAAGCGCGTGCCGATGGGGGGCGAGTTGGTGCTGCCCCTGGATCTCGATGGGGATGCCGCGCCGATGACCCCCGATCCGTCGTGGCCCTCGGTGGTCGTGGACGCCCGCGTCCGCTGGTCGCCGAACGGGAAGGAGCGGCTGGTGACGTTGTTCCTGGTGAACATGCAGTCGAAACCGGCCTCGCAGGAAGACGTCGCCTGGCTGTTCCAGCCGGAGCTCACGGTGCGCGACCTCGCCGGGAAGTCGGTATTCCGTCGGCGGCCGCCGTTGGAAGCCGACGGTGCGGACGAAGAGCGCGAGGCGCTGGAAATGCTGTACCGCCGCCAGGTGGAGTTCGCAGTGGGACACAACACGTCCGTGACGGCGACGGTCGACCCCGAAGACCGTGAGCGGGCCGTAGAGGTGCGCACGAGTGTGGTTCCGGCGTTCGAGGTACCGGTCACGGAAACCCCTGCGCTCGGGCCGGACGTCCCGGCCGATCTGCTGGACATGCGGCGCCTGGCGGCCATGGAACGCGGAGATCTGGTCACCGGCCTCACGGCCTTCACGGACGACTATGCGGCGTGGATAGGGCGGCAACGCGCGAAGCTCGCCCCGGGTACCGCCACACACGATCCCTCGCTGGACGACTGGAACGTGTCGGCGGCCGACGCCCTCACGCGCTGTGATGGTGTTCTCGCCCGGTTGCGGGAGGGCGTCCGGGTGCTCGAACAGGACGACCTGGCGTTCGAAGCGTTCCGCTTCGCGAACCTGGCGATGGCCGACCAGCGTGTGCACAGCATCTGGGCGTTGCAGCGGCGGCGCGGCGGCACGCCGGATCTCGCAGCGGTGGACGCCGATCCGCGCAACCGTTCCTGGCGGGCGTTCCAGCTGGCGTTCGTCCTGCTCTCTCTCCCCTCCCTCGCCGATCCGTCGCATCCGGACCGGACCTCCACGTTGGAAGCCGAGGCAGATCTGCTGTGGTTCCCGACGGGCGGCGGCAAGACGGAGGCCTATCTCGGCGTGGCGGCGTTCGCGATGGCGGTCCGCCGTCTCCAGGGCGATCTCGGGGGTCTCGACGGAACGCGCGGCCTGACGGTGATCATGCGCTACACCCTGCGTCTGCTGACGCTGCAGCAGTTCCAGCGGGCGACCACGCTGGTCTGCGCGATGGAGGTCCTGCGCACGGCCGATTCCGCCAAGTGGGGGATCCATCCGTTCGGCATCGGGCTGTGGGTGGGGATGAAGAGCACGCCGAACACCACCAAGGACAGCCACAAGTCCATCAAGGACGAGCGTGACGGCAACCTCGGTACCGGCTCCACGCCGGCACAGTTGACCACCTGCCCCTGGTGCGGCTCCCCGATCGACCCGAAGCGGGACGTCGTGGTGGATCTCGACCAGAGCAGGACACGCATCTACTGCTCGGACAGCCTGAGCGACACTCCGTGCCGCTTCTCGAAAGACGCCGACGACAGTCCCGGGTTACCGGTGGTCGTCGTGGACGAAGAAATCTACCGGCGCCCGCCCAGCATGCTGATCGCGACGGTCGACAAGTTCGCGCTGATGGCGTGGCGCGGCGCGATCCGCACGCTCTTCGGCCGGGCCGACGAGGAATGCCCGCGTCACGGCCTGATATGGCCGGACGTACCGGACTGCAGCGGGACCCACGCACCGAAAGGCAGGCTGCCGAAGACCACCGTCCGGAAGATCGTCCCGTTGCGGCCCCCGGACCTGATCATCCAGGACGAGTTCCACCTGATCAGCGGCCCGCTCGGCACGATGGTCGGGCTGTACGAGACCGCTATCGACGCGCTGTGTTCCTGGACACTGGACGGCCGGACGGTCCGGCCCAAGGTCATCGCGTCCACTGCCACCGTCCGGAAGGCCGCAGAGCAGGTCAACAACGTGTTCCTGCGCCGAGTGACCGTTTTTCCGCCCCACGGCGTGGACGTGGAGGACAACTACTTCTCGGTGCGCCGGGACGTCGCCGACGTCCCCGGGCGCCTCTATCTGGGGATCTGCGCGCCGGGGAGTTCGAAGCCGGCGATGCTCATCCGCATCTACGTGGCGCTCCTGACGGCGGGACAGGCGCTGTTCGACCGCTTCGGACAGCAGGCCGACCCGTACATGACCCTGGTCGGGTACTTCAACTCCCTGCGTGACCTGGGCGGCATGAAACGCCTGGCGGAAGACGACGTGCAGACCCGCTCGTACCGGGTCGAGATGAGCCGCATCGGCCGCCCGGGGCTCAGGCAACGCGGGGTCCGCGAAGTGGAAGAGCTGACTTCCCGCATTTCCAGCCGCAAGATCCCTGCGACGCTCGACCGGCTCGAAGTGAAACACAAAGCCAAGTGGGGTAAGGGCGAGGACCACTCGGTGGACATCGTCCTGGCGACGAACATGCTGTCGGTGGGCGTCGACATAAACCGTCTGGGCCTGATGGCCGTCAACGGTCAGCCCAAGACCACTGCGGAATATATCCAGGCCACCAGCCGCGTAGGCCGCTCTTTCCCCGGCCTGGTCGTCACCGCCCTCGCGTGGTCGCGTCCACGCGACCTGTCGCATTACGAGACCTTCGAGCACTACCACGCGACTTTCTACAAGCACGTCGAAGCTCAGTCCGTGACCCCGTTCGCGCCACGCGCCATGGACCGTGGCCTCACCGGCACGCTGGTGAGCATGTTGCGCCTCGGTCAGGCGCCGCTGAACCCGAATACGGGCGCGGGCCGGCTCGACCACCTCGCGAGAACCGAGATCGCTCCCGCCCGGGCCGCCGTCCAGGGGCGCGCAGGCAACGTCACGGGCAGCACGGAGGTCGAAGCGGACACGGGCGACATGCTCGCCCACCGCTTCGACCGCTGGGTACATGAAGCGGCGCGGCCCGGACGGGAGCTGGGCTACGAAAAGGGCGGCGGCACGGTCGCGCCACTCCTGTCCAGGCCGGGCCTCGGCGCCTGGGAACTCTTCACCGCGCCGACCTCCTTGCGCGAAGTCGAGCCCGGTGTCCGTCTGATCATGAGCCAGTCGAAGGTGGACGACGGGCCGGCCTGGCGCACGCCGTCCGTATCCGGACGGCCAGGAGAGAGAGAATGA
- a CDS encoding type IIL restriction-modification enzyme MmeI, whose protein sequence is MTSATRIEAVHDWLSLVETSGLYLAPKVLGEAYPQSFDSIDTSERQRVRSAWEEWRDAVDEQDPQLSALHGQWIGLVLTELLEYRANLLKPVETGDEAWTHTLPDSGEDVRPGWLLGRTEGLPKLAVFVLPPDSPLDRASRQATSSLDLATAWCRAKGVRSALVTNGERWTLVDAPPGSVVGTVTWYARLWWLEPVTLRAFYTFLQARTMFGPPEKTFMDIVDRSADAKDDVTGTLGTQVARAVEVLVRALDRADRDRGGALLKGVTERALYEAGLTVMMRLVFVLSAEERGLLLLGEPVWDGYYAVSTLRAQLEETDERDGHGVLERRFDAWSRLLAVFRAVYAGVDHETLRLPALGGSLFDPDRFPFLEGRPAGTGWRDTAADPLPIDNRTVLLLLDALQRIKGQEGAQTLSYRALDVEQIGHVYEGLLERTVSRVPEITLGLEGTGQKKVPDVPLARLESAGLDGRARLVEVLAELTGRTTEAGKTTLARLLDRDVPDDLRRRLRRAGGHEELARRLLPFANVLRTDPWGEPLVYQEGAFAVTGGSDRSATGAHYTPKALTERIVATTLEPLAYIGPSEGRPRGEWRLKSAAELLDLKICDPAMGSGAFLVQTCRWLADRVVQSWLDAEEEGQAVTAEGEVLPELGGAEPLATDSEERLLQARRLVAERCLYGVDVNPVAVELAKLSVWLVTLAKNRPFGFLDHNLRHGNSLLGLRDLDQLVEMDLDPTPGSHRYVFAGGVREALTRAVALRGRLRAIPLRDIRDVEAMASLDREAREVLRRPELAADALVGESMRHATNKGDLEAARLSLVNEVDAMLKGEARGELAVTQRADRALSVDLPAGASRRTPFHWPLEFPEVFARDNGGFDAFVGNPPFLGGQKITGAMGTAFRDYLVKYVASGRKGSADLVAYFFLSCFGLLRNGGTAGLLAVNTIAEGDTREVGLTPLLNEGALVYEAHPNEPWPGAAAVVTSRIHMIRGEWQGVRSLSGEEVTFISSFLTDEDDKKALSLASNSGKSFQGSITLGMGFVLSEVVAQQLLEQNPASADVVYPYLTGDDLTSHPRQAASRWVINFWDWPLDRDATGYWVDADPRRQRLWLKEGSVPLDFPGKVAKDYVEVLRIVERDVKGERQRLNEEGKFALRTPLPEKWWIHAEKRPGLYHAIGRGKKFWTHPSGWTQNNVDFQAVLAFATQATKYPTFELCHSDQIFSNALGIISLSDHASYALLNSNFHTVWAWKYSSSLETRMRYTPTDCFETFPFPEILKADELFSLGERLKAARRRAHEVFDVGLTGIYNRLHDPSEIGPEISALRDVHVAVDERLKMLYGFGDVDLGHGFHDVGYLPAEDRTRFTISESARLELLRRLASLNKERYDSEQAAAQLPQKPKTKSPSKGKPIHTGSTLFDMSTPEPPRMSGAAQSAVLSVLQRSRRWFKKAEILRESGLSEADWKAVIDTLLAEGTVQRQGEKRGTEYKFQRQGER, encoded by the coding sequence GTGACTTCGGCGACACGGATCGAAGCGGTCCACGACTGGCTCTCGCTGGTGGAGACCTCAGGCCTCTACCTCGCGCCGAAGGTGCTGGGCGAAGCCTATCCGCAGAGCTTCGACAGCATCGACACGTCGGAGCGGCAACGCGTACGCAGCGCCTGGGAGGAATGGCGCGACGCGGTCGACGAGCAGGATCCGCAACTGTCCGCCCTGCACGGCCAGTGGATCGGTCTCGTCCTGACCGAGCTGCTCGAATACCGTGCCAACCTCCTGAAGCCGGTCGAGACCGGCGACGAGGCGTGGACGCATACCCTCCCCGACTCCGGGGAAGACGTGCGGCCCGGGTGGTTGCTCGGCCGGACAGAAGGGCTCCCGAAACTCGCGGTGTTCGTCCTGCCCCCCGATTCGCCGCTGGACCGCGCCTCACGGCAGGCCACGTCTTCCCTGGACCTGGCGACCGCCTGGTGCCGGGCCAAAGGCGTCCGATCGGCCCTGGTCACGAACGGTGAACGGTGGACGCTGGTGGATGCCCCGCCCGGGAGCGTGGTCGGCACCGTCACCTGGTACGCCCGCCTGTGGTGGCTCGAACCCGTCACCCTCCGCGCCTTCTACACCTTCTTGCAGGCACGCACCATGTTCGGGCCGCCCGAGAAGACCTTCATGGACATCGTAGACCGTTCGGCGGACGCCAAGGACGACGTCACGGGGACCCTCGGCACCCAGGTCGCGCGGGCGGTCGAAGTGCTCGTCCGGGCCTTGGACCGCGCGGACCGTGACCGGGGCGGCGCGCTCCTGAAAGGTGTCACCGAGCGCGCCCTGTACGAGGCGGGCCTGACCGTCATGATGCGGCTGGTGTTCGTCCTCAGCGCCGAGGAACGCGGCCTGCTCCTGCTGGGTGAACCCGTATGGGACGGGTATTACGCGGTCTCGACACTACGCGCGCAGTTGGAAGAAACGGACGAGCGTGACGGACACGGTGTCCTCGAACGCCGGTTCGACGCCTGGAGCCGCCTGCTCGCCGTGTTCCGCGCCGTGTACGCCGGTGTGGACCATGAAACCCTACGTCTTCCGGCCCTCGGCGGCTCGCTGTTCGACCCCGATCGGTTCCCATTTCTGGAAGGCCGTCCCGCAGGCACGGGTTGGCGCGACACGGCGGCCGATCCCTTACCCATCGACAACCGCACCGTCCTCCTGCTCCTAGACGCCCTGCAACGGATCAAGGGCCAAGAAGGTGCGCAGACGCTCTCGTACCGCGCCCTGGACGTCGAACAGATCGGCCACGTCTACGAAGGTCTGCTGGAGCGCACCGTATCCCGCGTTCCCGAGATCACCCTCGGTCTCGAAGGCACCGGCCAGAAGAAGGTTCCCGACGTTCCTCTCGCACGCCTGGAATCCGCCGGCCTGGATGGACGTGCCCGTCTCGTCGAAGTCCTGGCCGAACTGACCGGCCGCACCACCGAGGCCGGGAAAACCACGTTGGCCCGGCTGCTCGACCGGGACGTACCGGACGACCTGAGACGCCGTCTGCGGCGGGCGGGCGGCCACGAGGAACTCGCTCGCCGGCTCCTCCCCTTCGCGAACGTGCTCCGCACCGATCCCTGGGGCGAGCCGCTGGTCTATCAGGAAGGTGCGTTCGCGGTTACGGGCGGCAGCGACCGCAGTGCCACGGGCGCCCACTACACGCCGAAAGCGCTCACCGAACGCATCGTCGCGACCACGCTCGAACCCCTCGCCTACATAGGTCCGTCCGAAGGAAGGCCGAGAGGAGAGTGGAGGTTGAAGAGCGCCGCCGAACTCCTCGACCTCAAAATCTGCGATCCCGCTATGGGTTCGGGTGCCTTCCTCGTCCAGACCTGTCGCTGGCTGGCGGACCGCGTCGTGCAGTCGTGGCTGGATGCCGAAGAGGAAGGGCAGGCCGTGACGGCCGAAGGCGAGGTGCTGCCCGAACTCGGTGGTGCGGAACCCTTGGCGACCGATTCGGAAGAGCGGCTGCTGCAAGCCCGTCGCCTCGTCGCGGAACGCTGCCTGTATGGCGTCGACGTGAATCCGGTCGCCGTCGAACTCGCCAAGCTCTCCGTCTGGCTGGTCACGCTGGCCAAGAACCGCCCCTTCGGGTTCCTCGACCACAACCTCCGGCACGGCAACAGCCTGCTCGGGCTGCGCGACCTCGACCAGCTCGTCGAAATGGATCTCGATCCCACGCCCGGCTCGCACCGTTACGTCTTTGCCGGTGGGGTGCGCGAAGCCTTGACCCGTGCGGTCGCCCTGCGTGGGCGACTCCGGGCTATTCCTTTGCGGGACATCCGCGACGTCGAAGCGATGGCCTCCCTGGACCGGGAAGCCCGGGAAGTCCTCAGGAGACCCGAACTGGCGGCGGACGCCCTGGTGGGTGAGTCCATGCGGCACGCCACGAACAAGGGTGATCTGGAAGCGGCGCGCCTGTCCCTCGTCAACGAAGTCGACGCCATGCTGAAAGGCGAAGCCCGAGGTGAACTGGCGGTCACGCAACGGGCGGACCGTGCCCTTTCGGTCGACCTGCCGGCCGGCGCATCCCGCCGTACACCTTTCCACTGGCCACTGGAATTTCCCGAAGTGTTCGCGCGCGACAACGGCGGTTTTGATGCCTTCGTCGGGAACCCGCCGTTCCTGGGCGGGCAGAAGATCACGGGGGCCATGGGTACCGCGTTCAGGGACTACCTGGTGAAGTATGTCGCGTCAGGCCGAAAAGGCTCGGCCGACCTCGTCGCCTACTTCTTCCTGTCGTGCTTCGGGCTGCTCCGGAACGGTGGGACAGCCGGTCTCCTGGCGGTGAACACCATCGCCGAGGGCGACACCAGGGAGGTCGGCCTGACCCCTCTGCTCAACGAGGGTGCACTCGTCTACGAGGCGCATCCGAACGAGCCCTGGCCCGGGGCCGCAGCGGTGGTCACGAGCCGGATCCACATGATCCGAGGCGAATGGCAGGGTGTGCGGAGCTTATCGGGCGAAGAGGTTACTTTCATCTCCTCCTTCCTCACCGATGAGGACGATAAAAAAGCGCTCTCACTCGCATCCAACTCCGGGAAATCGTTTCAGGGATCAATCACCTTGGGGATGGGATTCGTGTTGTCCGAGGTGGTGGCTCAGCAACTTCTAGAGCAAAATCCGGCTTCCGCCGATGTCGTCTACCCATATCTCACAGGTGACGATCTCACGTCCCATCCACGACAAGCCGCCTCGCGCTGGGTAATCAATTTCTGGGACTGGCCCCTGGATCGGGATGCCACGGGATACTGGGTAGATGCGGATCCGAGACGGCAGCGTCTTTGGCTGAAAGAGGGGAGTGTACCCCTAGACTTTCCAGGCAAAGTTGCAAAAGATTATGTCGAGGTGTTGAGAATCGTTGAGCGTGATGTCAAAGGTGAGAGACAAAGGCTAAATGAGGAAGGAAAATTTGCGTTGCGTACACCATTACCTGAAAAGTGGTGGATACACGCCGAAAAGCGGCCAGGTCTCTACCATGCCATCGGACGTGGTAAAAAATTCTGGACTCATCCATCCGGATGGACACAGAATAATGTCGACTTCCAAGCAGTCTTAGCCTTCGCCACACAGGCGACGAAATATCCTACGTTCGAACTTTGTCACTCGGACCAGATCTTTTCGAATGCTTTGGGGATCATCAGTCTTTCCGACCACGCCAGCTACGCACTCCTGAACTCGAATTTCCACACGGTCTGGGCCTGGAAATACAGCTCGTCACTGGAAACCCGGATGCGCTACACGCCGACCGACTGCTTTGAAACATTTCCCTTCCCGGAAATTCTCAAGGCCGATGAACTGTTTTCACTTGGCGAGCGCCTGAAAGCCGCGCGCAGACGGGCACACGAGGTCTTCGACGTGGGTCTCACCGGCATATACAACCGCCTCCATGATCCGTCCGAGATCGGCCCCGAGATCTCGGCGCTGCGAGATGTCCACGTCGCCGTCGACGAGCGTTTGAAAATGCTCTACGGCTTCGGCGACGTCGACCTCGGTCACGGCTTCCATGACGTCGGTTACCTCCCCGCCGAAGACCGGACCCGGTTCACGATCAGCGAATCGGCCCGGTTGGAACTCCTCAGACGCCTCGCCTCCCTGAACAAGGAACGCTACGACAGCGAACAGGCGGCGGCGCAGTTGCCGCAAAAACCCAAGACCAAGTCTCCATCCAAAGGAAAACCGATCCACACGGGCTCGACGCTCTTCGACATGTCTACGCCCGAGCCGCCGAGGATGTCAGGTGCGGCCCAGTCCGCCGTCCTTTCCGTGCTGCAGCGAAGCAGACGTTGGTTCAAGAAAGCGGAGATCCTCAGGGAAAGCGGCCTGTCGGAAGCCGACTGGAAAGCGGTGATCGACACGCTACTGGCTGAAGGGACCGTGCAACGGCAGGGTGAAAAGCGCGGCACCGAATACAAGTTCCAGCGACAGGGAGAGCGATGA